The Thermococcus sibiricus MM 739 DNA window GTGGGTCATCAGAAACATCATGATAGGTACAATGCAGGAAGACTTTATAATGGCTGCAAGGGCAAAGGGTGTGCCTGAGAGAAAAGTAATATACGGCCACGCCCTCAGAGCTGCTGCACCACCAGTTGTAACCATGATTATCTTCAGTCTGCTTACCTCTCTCGGAGGTGCTATAATTACAGAAAGCGTCTTTACCTGGCCCGGGATGGGTAGAGTCTATTGGATTGCTATCGAAACCAACGAAACCAACCTTATTATGGGTTTGACCTTCGTAAACGTGCTCCTTTACCTTGGCGGAGTAATTCTTGCAGATGTGGCTTATGGATTCCTCGATCCAAGAGTTAAAGTCGGCGCTTCAGAAAATGTGTGAGGTGAAAAATGATGCGATGGGTTGACATTAAAAAATCTCTTTCAGAGTTCTGGTATGATTTCAGAAGACAAAAATCTGGCCTGTTAGGTTTATTATTGCTCTTCCTGTTTATATTCACTGCAGTTACAGCCCCAGTATTAACCTCCCCGGACATTCCTCAGAAGTGGCAAGGGTTTTGGCTAGATAATCCTAAAAATGTGCCTCCCACATGGATTAATACACTCTCAAGCCAGTCAATGGCCCCTCACCTAACAATAACGGGTGAAGAACTCCAAAAATTAATCACTAAGACGGATTCGGGATATCTCATTAAAGTCTCTTACAACAACGAGTATGATATTCCCCCACAGGATGTGGTGATAAAAGATCTTACCGGAGATGCCTCTGGGGGCAAACTTTCCATTAGTGTCATGGTGGAGAGACCTGATGGCCGTAAGATAACACTACTAGAAAATTACAAGTTCTCCGGTAGTATTGTCCTCCAACTGGGATCTCAGCCTCAAGTTAGGGACAACTTGATCAAATGGGCTAAGGAAGAAGGTATTTATGTTGATCCACTTCAAGAATTCCAGTATAAAACCCTCATGGATGCAACTAAGGTCATCTTTGGAGAGCTTAATGAGGACATCTTTGAGAGACCTAAGCCTCTTACCGGCACATACACATTCACAATCATCATAAACGTCCCAGAAGGAAGTAGCGCATCCTTTGAGAACGCCAAAGTTATTTTTACAGGAAGAACATACGGTAAACTTGGAACCGATTTCAAGGGCAGAGATATACTCTCAGGCATTATCTGGGGTTCAAGAGTCTCTCTCGTGATTGGTATATCGGTGGCCGTGTTCAGTGTCATAATAGGAATATTCTATGGTGTCACAAGTGCATACCTCGGAGGATGGAGTGACGAAATGATGATGAGATTTCAGGAGTTCATGGCCTCAATTCCAAGCCTCCCCATACTTATACTCATGGGTGCGTACTTCGGAGGACATATAAAACTTTGGCAGATAGTAGTACTGCTTGTAATCTTTGGATGGGTAGGAATAGCAAGAGTTGCCAGGAGTATGGCACTCCAGATTAAGGAGCAGGTCTACGTAGAAGCTGCAAGAGTATTAGGCGCAGGCACAGGCAGAATTATTTTCAGACATATGGTACCACAACTCCTCCCGTATGCATTTGCCCAGATGGCACTCAGTGTCCCAAGTGCAGTACTTTCAGAAGCCTCTCTTAGTTACCTTGGTCTCGGTGACCCAACTGCAGTTACATGGGGACAAATACTCCACGATGCCCAAGTTGCAGGTGCTGCAGTAAACGGATACTGGTGGTGGGTCATTCCTCCAGGACTCGCAATAGCTCTTGTCGGATTGACTTTCGTGCTTATAGGTACTGCTCTTGACAGGGTGCTCAACCCAAGATTAAGGAGGCTATGAGGTGATAAAAATGACGAAAAATGTCCTTGAAGTTCGCAACCTCAAGATGTACTACTTCACTAACAGAGGTATGGTAAGAGCAGTCGATGATATAAGTTTTGACCTCAAGAAGGGGGAAGTTTTAGGACTCGCTGGTGAGAGCGGCTGTGGTAAATCTTCCCTTGGGTTTACCCTTATAGGCATGCCAACTCCCCCTGGAAAAATCGTTGATGGAAGCATAAAAATCGATGGAAGAGAAATAGTAGGCCTTCCAGAGAACGTGCTGAGAAAAGAGATTCGTTGGCAAAAGATATCCATGATATTCCAAGGCGCCATGAATGCCCTAAATCCGGTCTACACAGTCGGTTATCAAATGATAGAGCCCCTTATGTACCAAAAAGGTATGAACAAAGAAGAAGCAATTAACAAGGCCCAGAAATACCTTGAACTCGTTGGGCTTGATCCAGAAATTGTATACCGCTATCCTCACGAACTTTCAGGGGGTATGAAGCAACGTGTTGTCATAGCCACAGCACTCCTCCTTGAACCCGAAGTAGTCATAGCAGACGAACCGACCACAGCTCTTGACGTTGTTGTTCAAGCCCAGATCGTCAATATGATGAAAAAGTTGAAAAAGGAGTTGGGCCTTTCGATGATATTCATCACCCATGATCTAAGCATTCTCGCAGAGATAAGCGACAAGATTGCAATAATGTATGCAGGTAAAATTGTCGAGATTGGCGACAGCGAAAAAGTATACTATGAACCAGCACACCCGTACACCCAAAAGCTTCTCGCAGCTATACCCAGACTCCACGAAGATTTGAAGAAACTCGAATTCATTCCAGGACAACCCCCCAATCTCATTAACCCACCTAATGGCTGTCGTTTCCACCCTAGATGCCCCTATATTATGCAGGTCTGCAAAGAGCAAGAACCTGAATTGAAAGAGGTTGATAAAGATCATTACGTTGCATGCTGGTTACTGTGAGGTGTGAAAAATGACCGAACCAGTACTTAAAGTTAAAAACCTTAAGAAATACTTCTCCATCAAGAAAAGCTTCATTGATACTCTTAAAGGTACTCCTCAGAAGATAGTTCATGCCGTTGATGGAATAAACTTTGAGATATACCCCCAACAGGTCTTTGCCCTCGTTGGTGAGAGTGGCTGTGGTAAATCTACCACCGGAAAACTCATTGTAAAGCTCTTAGAGCCTACAGATGGCAAAATATACCTTAGAGGTCAAGACGTCACTGACATCAAAACCAAAGAAGAAGTTCTTGAATACAGAAGAAAGGTCCAAATGATATTCCAAGATCCCTTCAGTTCACTAAACCCACGATTTAGGATATTTGATGTCTTGGAAGAACCCCTCCTTATTCACGGGATAGGTGAAACCAAAGCAGAACGTGAAGAACTAATCTACAAAGCACTTGAAATGGTTAAGATTATACCCCCCGAGGATTACATAGGTAGAAACCCTCACATGCTCTCAGGGGGGCAAAGACAAAGAGTAGCAATAGCTAGAGCTCTCATCCTAAATCCAACATTTATAGTAGCTGATGAACCAGTATCAATGCTTGATGTTTCAATTAGAGCAGAAATTCTTGAATTAATGAAGGATCTCAAAGAAAAAATGGGTGTTACATACCTTTACATCACCCATGATCTTTCAACAGCCAGATACTTTGCAGATTACATTGCAGTTATGTATCTAGGAAGAATTGTCGAAATGGGACCTGCAAAAGTTGTCATTGACAACCCAATACACCCCTATACAAGAGCCTTACTTGCAGCAGTGCCAGAACCAATTCCAGAGAGAAGAAATATAATCAAGGAGATCCCAATTAAGGGTGAAGTTCCAAGTGCTGCTAATATACCTCCCGGATGCAGATTCCATCCAAGATGTCTTTACGCGGAAAAAGGACTGTGTGATACTAAGTATCCACAATTAGTAGAATACGAGCATAACCACTGGGCTGAGTGTCACTTAATTGGAAAGTATTGACTCTTTACATCCTTATTTTTCATTTTTTCTAGTTTGAAGGT harbors:
- a CDS encoding ABC transporter permease, with the protein product MRWVDIKKSLSEFWYDFRRQKSGLLGLLLLFLFIFTAVTAPVLTSPDIPQKWQGFWLDNPKNVPPTWINTLSSQSMAPHLTITGEELQKLITKTDSGYLIKVSYNNEYDIPPQDVVIKDLTGDASGGKLSISVMVERPDGRKITLLENYKFSGSIVLQLGSQPQVRDNLIKWAKEEGIYVDPLQEFQYKTLMDATKVIFGELNEDIFERPKPLTGTYTFTIIINVPEGSSASFENAKVIFTGRTYGKLGTDFKGRDILSGIIWGSRVSLVIGISVAVFSVIIGIFYGVTSAYLGGWSDEMMMRFQEFMASIPSLPILILMGAYFGGHIKLWQIVVLLVIFGWVGIARVARSMALQIKEQVYVEAARVLGAGTGRIIFRHMVPQLLPYAFAQMALSVPSAVLSEASLSYLGLGDPTAVTWGQILHDAQVAGAAVNGYWWWVIPPGLAIALVGLTFVLIGTALDRVLNPRLRRL
- a CDS encoding ABC transporter ATP-binding protein, encoding MTKNVLEVRNLKMYYFTNRGMVRAVDDISFDLKKGEVLGLAGESGCGKSSLGFTLIGMPTPPGKIVDGSIKIDGREIVGLPENVLRKEIRWQKISMIFQGAMNALNPVYTVGYQMIEPLMYQKGMNKEEAINKAQKYLELVGLDPEIVYRYPHELSGGMKQRVVIATALLLEPEVVIADEPTTALDVVVQAQIVNMMKKLKKELGLSMIFITHDLSILAEISDKIAIMYAGKIVEIGDSEKVYYEPAHPYTQKLLAAIPRLHEDLKKLEFIPGQPPNLINPPNGCRFHPRCPYIMQVCKEQEPELKEVDKDHYVACWLL
- a CDS encoding ABC transporter ATP-binding protein, whose amino-acid sequence is MTEPVLKVKNLKKYFSIKKSFIDTLKGTPQKIVHAVDGINFEIYPQQVFALVGESGCGKSTTGKLIVKLLEPTDGKIYLRGQDVTDIKTKEEVLEYRRKVQMIFQDPFSSLNPRFRIFDVLEEPLLIHGIGETKAEREELIYKALEMVKIIPPEDYIGRNPHMLSGGQRQRVAIARALILNPTFIVADEPVSMLDVSIRAEILELMKDLKEKMGVTYLYITHDLSTARYFADYIAVMYLGRIVEMGPAKVVIDNPIHPYTRALLAAVPEPIPERRNIIKEIPIKGEVPSAANIPPGCRFHPRCLYAEKGLCDTKYPQLVEYEHNHWAECHLIGKY